The following coding sequences are from one Deltaproteobacteria bacterium window:
- the tuf gene encoding elongation factor Tu (EF-Tu; promotes GTP-dependent binding of aminoacyl-tRNA to the A-site of ribosomes during protein biosynthesis; when the tRNA anticodon matches the mRNA codon, GTP hydrolysis results; the inactive EF-Tu-GDP leaves the ribosome and release of GDP is promoted by elongation factor Ts; many prokaryotes have two copies of the gene encoding EF-Tu), with amino-acid sequence MSKAKFERSKPHVNVGTIGHVDHGKTTLTAAITRVLSARGGADF; translated from the coding sequence ATGAGCAAGGCGAAATTCGAGAGGTCCAAGCCGCACGTAAACGTTGGTACGATAGGTCACGTTGACCACGGCAAGACGACGCTGACTGCGGCGATAACGCGTGTTCTGAGCGCCCGCGGGGGAGCCGACTTCCA